In the genome of Kitasatospora cathayae, one region contains:
- a CDS encoding ABC transporter permease, giving the protein MTAVRRLLAQRSAALALAVVAALVLVAAAAPLITWITGSSPTAFHGDAVDPALGGLPRGAAGGISARHWLGVEPVNGRDVLARVVYGAQVSLLIAVLATALSVVLGTALGLVAGFFGGWVDTAIARTMDLLLSFPSLIFMIALISAAPGTDRRLLLVVVLGFFGWPYVGRIVRGQAMVLARGEFVAAARVLGASRRALLLREVLPNLTGPVLVVATMSIPGYIATEAGLSFLGVGVQAPTPSWGQMIATAVPWYAADPAYFLIPGAFLFVTVLAFNVLGDAVRDTLDPRSQRR; this is encoded by the coding sequence GTGACCGCCGTCCGCAGGCTGTTGGCCCAGCGCTCGGCCGCCCTCGCACTGGCCGTGGTGGCCGCGCTGGTCCTGGTCGCGGCCGCCGCGCCGCTGATCACCTGGATCACCGGGAGCTCGCCGACCGCCTTCCACGGCGACGCGGTGGACCCGGCGCTCGGCGGCCTGCCGCGCGGCGCGGCGGGCGGGATCAGCGCCCGGCACTGGCTCGGCGTCGAGCCGGTCAACGGCCGGGACGTGCTCGCCCGGGTGGTGTACGGCGCACAGGTGTCACTGCTGATCGCCGTGCTCGCCACCGCGCTGTCGGTGGTGCTGGGCACGGCGCTGGGCCTGGTCGCCGGCTTCTTCGGCGGGTGGGTCGACACCGCGATCGCACGCACCATGGACCTGCTGCTGTCCTTCCCCAGCCTGATCTTCATGATCGCGCTGATCTCGGCGGCGCCCGGCACGGACCGCCGACTGCTGCTGGTCGTGGTCCTCGGCTTCTTCGGCTGGCCGTACGTCGGCCGGATCGTCCGCGGACAGGCGATGGTGCTCGCGCGGGGCGAGTTCGTCGCGGCCGCCCGGGTGCTCGGCGCCTCCCGCCGGGCGCTGCTGCTGCGCGAGGTGCTGCCCAACCTGACCGGACCGGTGCTGGTGGTGGCCACCATGTCGATCCCCGGCTACATCGCCACCGAGGCCGGCCTGTCCTTCCTCGGCGTCGGCGTCCAGGCCCCCACCCCCTCCTGGGGCCAGATGATCGCCACCGCCGTGCCCTGGTACGCCGCCGACCCCGCCTACTTCCTGATCCCCGGCGCCTTCCTGTTCGTCACCGTGCTCGCCTTCAACGTGCTCGGCGACGCCGTCCGGGACACGCTCGACCCCCGGAGCCAGCGACGATGA
- a CDS encoding alpha/beta fold hydrolase — translation MIHAQYRLPGLAVTDHVFTAPLDHAEPARGTIELFAREVVDPVRSGERLPWLLYLQGGPGGKSPRPLNATSGWLGHALKTHRVLLLDQRGTGRSSPLTARAAIRFPSAHALADHLGRFRADSIVADAELIRRRLCGDDPWEVLGQSYGGFVTLSYLSFAPEGLRACYVTGGLPGLDATADDVYAATYPRVRDTVGAYYARYPGDRPLVRRIADLLEGRAVHLPDGDRLTVRRLRTLGLALGMGDGFERLHWLLDEALAPDGQPSATFLQQVAQLTGFTDNPLFAALQESIYGRPGAATGWAAARALAGQPGFAEDTDPLLFTGEMFYPWMFEEIAGLRPFAGAVHLLAERTDWPALYDPARLAANRVPVAAAVYHDDMYVDAGLSLRTARTVGALRSWVTGEWQHDGVTASGERVLARLMDLASGRC, via the coding sequence GTGATCCACGCCCAGTACCGGCTGCCCGGACTCGCCGTGACCGACCACGTCTTCACCGCACCGCTCGACCACGCCGAACCCGCCCGCGGAACCATCGAACTGTTCGCCCGCGAGGTCGTCGACCCGGTCCGCTCCGGCGAGCGACTGCCCTGGCTGCTCTACCTCCAGGGCGGACCGGGCGGAAAGTCCCCCCGCCCGCTGAACGCCACCTCCGGCTGGCTCGGCCACGCCCTCAAGACCCACCGGGTGCTGCTACTGGACCAGCGTGGCACCGGGCGCTCCAGCCCGCTCACCGCCCGGGCCGCCATCCGCTTCCCCTCGGCCCACGCACTGGCCGACCACCTCGGCCGCTTCCGCGCCGACTCGATCGTCGCCGACGCCGAACTGATCCGCCGCCGGCTGTGCGGCGACGACCCCTGGGAGGTCCTGGGCCAGAGCTACGGCGGCTTCGTCACCCTCAGCTACCTCTCCTTCGCCCCCGAAGGCCTGCGCGCCTGCTACGTCACCGGCGGCCTGCCCGGCCTCGACGCCACCGCCGACGACGTCTACGCCGCCACCTACCCCCGGGTGCGCGACACCGTGGGCGCCTACTACGCCCGCTACCCCGGGGACCGCCCCCTGGTCCGCCGGATCGCCGACCTGCTCGAGGGCCGGGCCGTCCACCTCCCCGACGGCGACCGGCTGACGGTCCGCCGACTGCGCACCCTGGGACTCGCGCTCGGCATGGGCGACGGCTTCGAACGCCTGCACTGGCTCCTCGACGAGGCCCTCGCCCCGGACGGCCAGCCCTCGGCCACCTTCCTCCAGCAGGTGGCGCAGCTGACCGGCTTCACCGACAACCCGCTCTTCGCCGCCCTCCAGGAGTCGATCTACGGCCGCCCCGGAGCCGCCACCGGCTGGGCCGCCGCCCGGGCCCTGGCCGGGCAGCCCGGGTTCGCCGAGGACACCGACCCCCTGCTGTTCACCGGCGAGATGTTCTACCCGTGGATGTTCGAGGAGATCGCCGGGCTGCGCCCGTTCGCCGGGGCCGTCCACCTGCTCGCCGAACGCACCGACTGGCCCGCCCTGTACGACCCGGCCCGGCTCGCCGCCAACCGGGTGCCAGTGGCCGCCGCCGTCTACCACGACGACATGTACGTCGACGCCGGCCTCTCGCTGCGCACCGCCCGCACGGTCGGCGCCCTGCGCTCCTGGGTCACCGGCGAGTGGCAGCACGACGGGGTGACCGCCTCCGGCGAGCGGGTGCTCGCCCGCCTGATGGACCTGGCCTCCGGCCGGTGCTGA
- a CDS encoding ABC transporter ATP-binding protein, translating into MSLLDVRNLVKRYPVRHGLTRRLAGHVAAVDGVSLAVGPGETLGLVGESGCGKSTLAKLITRLERPTSGGIHFAGHDLAGLDEPALRPLRRDLQMVFQDPFSSLNPRHTVRRILAGPYRYQGLEPDQPAEALLARVGLRPEHADRHPHEFSGGQAQRIGIARALALRPKLVVCDEPVSALDVSVQAQILNLLRDLQDEYGLSYLFIAHDLGAVRQISTRIAVMYLGAVVETADRDTLFAHPAHPYTHALLSAVPLPDPDLESARERIVLHGDPPSPLDPPSGCRFRTRCPRADELCAAERPQLRTIAPGQQVACHHPERTP; encoded by the coding sequence ATGAGCCTGCTCGACGTACGGAACCTGGTCAAGCGCTACCCGGTCCGCCACGGCCTGACCCGGCGATTGGCCGGCCACGTCGCGGCCGTCGACGGGGTCTCGCTGGCCGTCGGGCCCGGCGAAACCCTCGGCCTGGTCGGTGAGTCCGGCTGCGGGAAGTCCACCCTCGCCAAACTGATCACCCGCCTGGAGCGCCCCACCTCGGGCGGCATCCACTTCGCCGGGCACGACCTCGCCGGGCTGGACGAGCCGGCGCTGCGCCCGCTGCGCCGCGACCTGCAGATGGTCTTCCAGGACCCGTTCTCCTCGCTCAACCCCCGGCACACCGTCCGCCGGATCCTCGCCGGACCCTACCGCTACCAGGGCCTGGAGCCCGACCAGCCGGCCGAGGCACTGCTGGCCCGGGTCGGCCTGCGGCCGGAGCACGCCGACCGGCACCCGCACGAGTTCTCCGGCGGTCAGGCCCAACGCATCGGGATCGCACGGGCGTTGGCGTTGCGGCCGAAGCTGGTGGTGTGCGACGAGCCGGTCTCGGCCCTCGACGTTTCGGTCCAGGCGCAGATCCTCAACCTGCTCAGGGACCTCCAGGACGAGTACGGGCTGAGCTACCTGTTCATCGCCCACGACCTCGGCGCCGTCCGCCAGATCAGCACCCGGATCGCCGTGATGTACCTCGGCGCGGTCGTCGAAACCGCCGACCGCGACACCCTGTTCGCCCACCCCGCCCACCCGTACACCCACGCCCTGCTGTCCGCCGTGCCGCTGCCCGACCCGGACCTGGAGAGCGCCAGGGAACGGATCGTGCTCCACGGCGACCCGCCCAGCCCGCTCGACCCGCCCAGCGGCTGCCGCTTCCGCACCCGCTGCCCCAGGGCCGACGAACTCTGCGCAGCCGAACGACCGCAGCTGCGCACGATCGCCCCCGGACAACAGGTCGCCTGCCACCACCCCGAGAGGACACCGTGA
- a CDS encoding ABC transporter ATP-binding protein, whose translation MTLLTVRDLAVEFRSGVRAVDGLDLDLEAGQVLGVVGESGSGKSVTSLAVLGLLRDARVSGEIRFDGRELTALDQRSLRRLRGDRIAMIFQDPLSCLNPYYSVAFQIAEAYRAHHRAGRREAHRVAVRMLDRVGIPEPERRARCHPHEFSGGMRQRVMIAMALCLEPDLLIADEPTTALDVTVQAQILQLLRELREEAGTAIMLITHDMGVVAGLADQVVVMHHGRAVERGPVRDVFHRPREPYTRGLLACVPRIDGPLPDRLPTLGVAE comes from the coding sequence ATGACCCTGCTGACGGTACGTGACCTGGCCGTGGAGTTCCGCTCCGGCGTCCGCGCCGTGGACGGGCTCGACCTCGACCTGGAGGCCGGACAGGTGCTCGGCGTGGTCGGCGAGTCCGGCAGCGGCAAGTCGGTCACCAGCCTCGCCGTCCTCGGCCTGCTGCGCGACGCCCGGGTCAGCGGCGAGATCCGCTTCGACGGGCGGGAGTTGACCGCCCTCGACCAGCGCTCGCTGCGCCGGCTGCGCGGCGACCGGATCGCGATGATCTTCCAGGACCCGCTGTCCTGCCTCAACCCGTACTACTCGGTGGCCTTCCAGATCGCCGAGGCCTACCGGGCGCACCACCGCGCCGGACGCCGGGAGGCGCACCGGGTCGCGGTGCGGATGCTGGACCGGGTCGGCATCCCGGAGCCGGAACGGCGCGCCCGCTGCCACCCGCACGAGTTCTCCGGCGGGATGCGCCAGCGGGTGATGATCGCGATGGCCCTGTGCCTGGAACCCGACCTGCTGATCGCCGACGAGCCGACCACCGCGCTGGACGTCACCGTCCAGGCCCAGATCCTCCAACTGCTGCGCGAACTCCGCGAGGAGGCGGGCACCGCCATCATGCTGATCACCCACGACATGGGCGTGGTCGCCGGACTGGCCGACCAGGTCGTGGTGATGCACCACGGCCGCGCGGTCGAGCGCGGCCCGGTCCGGGACGTGTTCCACCGACCGAGGGAGCCGTACACCCGCGGCCTGCTCGCCTGCGTCCCGCGCATCGACGGGCCCCTGCCGGACCGGTTGCCGACCCTGGGAGTCGCGGAATGA
- a CDS encoding M6 family metalloprotease domain-containing protein, translating to MRPHPLAAALALTLPLLAATPAAADPARPGAPAADCALAGATGWTDEGHNTDHTQFQQPLGTKHVLMVFVDFPDAPATGTPDDYYRQLAPAADWMRQDSYGRARLDIDPLKRWIHMPQAASSYGFERGITFEQHELYVKQAVQAADPYVDFSRYDMLYIVPTRTASAITFSPTYLYDPTTAGITADGRRIKWAVTFGQDMYHWGYKVADHETSHTFGLPDLYAFTATDYHRYVGGWDLMGDIAGPAPQHLGWERWKFGWIDDRQVACLPAAGSRTVRLRAVERPGGTKIAVIRTGPTTAYVAESRRAVGGDARACSTGVLIYQVNTATPTGEGPIRVVNGNPGATPPAGCTALDLAAYQPGQSFSDPTTGVRIDVVERGPLTDTIRVTRQ from the coding sequence ATGAGACCGCACCCGCTCGCCGCCGCCCTGGCGCTCACCCTGCCCCTGCTCGCCGCCACCCCGGCGGCGGCCGACCCGGCCCGGCCCGGCGCTCCGGCCGCCGACTGCGCCCTGGCCGGAGCCACCGGCTGGACGGACGAGGGCCACAACACCGACCACACCCAGTTCCAGCAGCCGCTCGGCACCAAGCACGTGCTGATGGTCTTCGTCGACTTCCCCGACGCCCCGGCCACCGGCACACCCGACGACTACTACCGCCAACTCGCCCCGGCCGCCGACTGGATGAGGCAGGACTCCTACGGCCGGGCCCGGCTGGACATCGACCCGCTGAAGCGCTGGATCCACATGCCGCAGGCCGCCTCCTCCTACGGCTTCGAGCGCGGCATCACCTTTGAGCAGCACGAGCTCTACGTGAAGCAGGCCGTCCAGGCGGCCGACCCGTACGTGGACTTCTCCCGGTACGACATGCTCTACATCGTCCCGACCAGGACCGCCTCCGCGATCACCTTCTCGCCCACCTACCTCTACGACCCGACCACCGCGGGCATCACCGCCGACGGCCGGCGGATCAAGTGGGCGGTCACCTTCGGCCAGGACATGTACCACTGGGGCTACAAGGTCGCCGACCACGAGACCTCCCACACCTTCGGCCTGCCCGACCTCTACGCCTTCACCGCCACCGACTACCACCGCTACGTCGGCGGCTGGGACCTGATGGGCGACATCGCCGGTCCCGCACCCCAGCACCTCGGCTGGGAGCGCTGGAAGTTCGGCTGGATCGACGACCGCCAGGTCGCCTGCCTGCCCGCCGCCGGCAGCCGGACCGTCCGCCTCAGGGCGGTCGAACGCCCCGGCGGCACCAAGATCGCGGTGATCCGGACCGGCCCGACCACCGCCTACGTCGCCGAGTCCCGCCGGGCCGTCGGCGGGGACGCCAGGGCCTGCTCCACCGGCGTGCTGATCTACCAGGTCAACACCGCCACCCCGACCGGCGAAGGCCCGATCCGGGTGGTCAACGGCAACCCGGGAGCCACCCCGCCGGCCGGCTGCACCGCCCTCGATCTGGCCGCCTACCAGCCGGGCCAGTCCTTCAGCGACCCGACCACGGGTGTCAGGATCGACGTCGTCGAGCGCGGACCGCTCACCGACACCATCAGGGTGACCAGGCAGTAG
- a CDS encoding ABC transporter substrate-binding protein codes for MGQRRVGPALAVALGLLSAAGCTGAGGAATGANTAAVKGGTLHVLSTLDLEHLDPARNYVTSSQDVSRLIYRTLTTFAAAPGQAGGKIVPDLATDTGRPSDGARTWTFTLKPGVKFEDGRPITSGDVKYGVERTFAAELPEGPPYARMWLAGGDSYKGPYQDPAGLASIETPDDSTVVFHLNRPVADFGSAVALPMFAPVPKDKDTGVGYDSRPFSSGPYEIESYEPKKRLTLVRNPSWDRATDGVRKGLPDRVVIDLGLDAAVVDQRLIAGQGEDANAVALEPIGPASVGRVLNDPRLKSRLVTGDSINTRYLSINTRHQPLDDVRVRQAIAYALDKDALRTTRGGPIAGDLATSLLPPSLGYPAEDPYPSQDGKGDPDKAKALLAEAGHASGLTLTLDAPASTAGKAQAEAVQASLGRAGITVKINEISSSAFYSTVGNTAQEHDLVIAGWSPDWPGASTYLPIVFDGRLITAQGNNNYAQYDSPAVDARIDGIAATDDPAAARAAYGQLAQQIMRDAPVVPFLWDKAPVLTGPNVTGAYGHIGYVGRLDLVSLGVRK; via the coding sequence GTGGGACAACGAAGAGTCGGGCCGGCCCTCGCCGTGGCCCTGGGGCTGCTGTCGGCCGCCGGTTGTACGGGAGCCGGCGGCGCCGCCACCGGGGCGAACACGGCCGCGGTGAAGGGCGGCACGCTGCACGTGCTGTCCACCCTCGACCTGGAGCACCTGGACCCGGCGCGCAACTACGTCACGTCCTCGCAGGACGTGAGCCGGCTGATCTACCGGACGCTGACCACCTTCGCCGCCGCGCCCGGCCAGGCGGGCGGGAAGATCGTGCCGGACCTGGCCACCGACACCGGTCGGCCCAGCGACGGCGCGAGGACCTGGACCTTCACCCTCAAGCCGGGGGTGAAGTTCGAGGACGGCCGCCCGATCACCAGCGGGGACGTCAAGTACGGGGTCGAGCGGACCTTCGCCGCCGAGCTGCCGGAGGGCCCGCCGTACGCCCGGATGTGGCTGGCCGGCGGCGACTCGTACAAGGGGCCCTACCAGGATCCCGCCGGGCTGGCCTCGATCGAGACCCCGGACGACAGCACCGTCGTCTTCCATCTCAACCGCCCGGTGGCCGACTTCGGTTCGGCGGTGGCACTGCCGATGTTCGCCCCGGTGCCGAAGGACAAGGACACCGGCGTCGGCTACGACTCCCGCCCGTTCTCCTCCGGCCCGTACGAGATCGAGAGCTATGAGCCCAAGAAGCGGCTCACCCTGGTCCGCAACCCCAGCTGGGACCGGGCGACCGACGGCGTGCGCAAGGGCCTGCCCGACCGGGTCGTCATCGACCTGGGCCTGGACGCGGCGGTGGTCGACCAGCGGCTGATCGCCGGTCAGGGCGAGGACGCGAACGCCGTCGCGCTGGAGCCGATCGGCCCCGCCTCGGTCGGGCGGGTGCTGAACGATCCGCGGCTGAAGAGCCGGCTGGTCACCGGCGACTCGATCAACACCCGCTACCTGAGCATCAACACCAGGCACCAGCCGCTCGACGACGTCCGGGTGCGCCAGGCCATCGCCTACGCGCTGGACAAGGACGCCCTGCGCACCACCCGCGGCGGTCCGATCGCCGGTGACCTGGCGACCAGCCTGCTGCCGCCGTCCCTCGGCTATCCGGCCGAGGACCCCTACCCGAGTCAGGACGGCAAGGGCGATCCGGACAAGGCCAAGGCGCTGCTCGCCGAGGCGGGCCACGCCTCCGGCCTCACCCTGACCCTCGACGCCCCCGCCTCCACCGCCGGCAAGGCGCAGGCCGAGGCGGTGCAGGCCTCGCTCGGGCGGGCCGGCATCACCGTGAAGATCAACGAGATCAGCTCCTCGGCCTTCTACAGCACGGTCGGCAACACCGCCCAGGAGCACGACCTGGTGATCGCCGGCTGGTCCCCGGACTGGCCGGGCGCCTCCACGTACCTGCCGATCGTCTTCGACGGCCGGCTGATCACCGCTCAGGGGAACAACAACTACGCGCAGTACGACTCCCCGGCCGTCGACGCGCGGATCGACGGGATCGCCGCGACCGACGACCCGGCCGCGGCCCGGGCGGCGTACGGGCAGCTCGCGCAGCAGATCATGCGGGACGCCCCGGTGGTGCCGTTCCTCTGGGACAAGGCGCCGGTCCTGACCGGCCCGAACGTCACCGGGGCGTACGGGCACATCGGCTACGTCGGCCGGCTCGACCTGGTCTCCCTGGGTGTGCGCAAGTGA
- a CDS encoding ABC transporter permease: MILYLLRRLAVTAAILLVICAATFAIFYLMPADPAQGACGKACSPERIAEIRTTLGLDHSPLRQFGDYLTGIVSGRTYGSGPQAVDCPFPCLGFSFQTDQPVWQLLTSRLPVSFSIAVGAAVLWLAVGVGAGVVSALRRGSLWDRAAMTAALGGVSLPIYFTALVLQYLLVVRLELLPYPQVVPFTADPLGWAQSMLMPWITLALLYAGIYARVTRGEMLESLGQNYVRTARAKGLPELTVVRRHALRPALMPIVTIFGMDLGALLGGALITESVFGLPGVGKLAADAIASADQPVILGVTLFAASFVVLANLLVDLVYAVLDPRVRAVG, translated from the coding sequence ATGATCCTCTACCTGCTGCGCAGACTGGCCGTCACGGCCGCCATCCTGCTGGTGATCTGCGCCGCCACCTTCGCCATCTTCTACCTGATGCCGGCCGACCCGGCGCAGGGCGCCTGCGGCAAGGCCTGCAGCCCGGAACGGATCGCCGAGATCCGCACCACCCTCGGGCTGGACCACTCGCCGCTGCGCCAGTTCGGCGACTACCTGACCGGCATCGTCTCCGGCCGGACGTACGGCAGCGGACCGCAGGCCGTCGACTGCCCGTTCCCGTGCCTGGGGTTCAGCTTCCAGACCGACCAGCCGGTGTGGCAGCTGCTCACCAGCCGGCTGCCGGTCAGCTTCTCGATCGCCGTCGGCGCCGCCGTGCTGTGGCTCGCCGTCGGCGTCGGCGCCGGGGTGGTCTCGGCCCTGCGGCGCGGCAGCCTGTGGGACCGGGCCGCGATGACGGCCGCCCTCGGCGGGGTCTCGCTGCCGATCTACTTCACCGCCCTGGTACTGCAGTACCTGCTGGTGGTGCGGCTCGAGCTGCTGCCGTACCCGCAGGTCGTGCCGTTCACCGCCGATCCGCTCGGCTGGGCGCAGTCGATGCTGATGCCCTGGATCACCCTCGCCCTGCTGTACGCCGGGATCTACGCCAGGGTCACCCGCGGCGAGATGCTGGAGAGCCTCGGGCAGAACTACGTGCGCACCGCCCGGGCCAAGGGCCTGCCCGAACTCACCGTGGTGCGGCGGCACGCCCTGCGGCCCGCCCTGATGCCGATCGTGACCATCTTCGGCATGGACCTCGGCGCGCTGCTCGGCGGTGCGCTGATCACCGAGTCGGTGTTCGGGCTGCCGGGCGTCGGCAAGCTGGCGGCCGACGCGATCGCCTCCGCCGACCAGCCGGTGATCCTCGGGGTGACGCTGTTCGCCGCCTCCTTCGTGGTGCTCGCCAACCTGCTGGTGGACCTGGTCTACGCCGTGCTCGACCCGAGAGTGAGGGCCGTCGGATGA